In Triplophysa dalaica isolate WHDGS20190420 chromosome 19, ASM1584641v1, whole genome shotgun sequence, the sequence CTGGGGTAGACTGAGAGGACTAGGAGCTGATGTCGCCCAACAGTGTCCCAACATCAGGACAAGATTTGGGTCAGTCCTCTCCAAAATGCGCACCTCAACATACACAGGCTCTCGCAGGACCTTTGTGACTGGATACTCATCCTCACCGTAGTAGGACGTGTACGCCTCATCTCCTGAGAATAAACGCTTATTGTTACTGCCCAGCTAGAGTTTGAGACCAGTGCTACAAATGTACCACTCCTCTTGTGAGAAGCATTTTTTTGAAGACGAGCACATCGTTACCTTCTGCACAGCCTTTAGTGACACATTGGCCATTTGCCAGTCTAAGCTCAACCCTGAGGGGTCCAGGAGCAGCTACAGGTGGAGGTGGTGGAACGGTGTTGACATCAACAACCAGAGCTTCCACAGCAGTGGCAGAATATCTACACTGGAAGAGCAGTCTAGACAACAAACAAAGAGCTTCTTGCATACGTTCAAGAATTCACAGTACTGAGAGAAAACCCAGATGACCTACTCAAATTGACTGTCCCTTGTGATGGAGCCAAGAGGTCCAATCCCCACTTCATAGGATGAAGTCATTCTGTTCTCATACACCACATAGCCATTTTCCTCCTGAAAGCAAAAACACGATTGACATCAAATCTATTCCAGACATCCAAATCGTCGACAGCAAACTCACCGTCATGCTGGTGCCACAGTCAGTGACTGGAAACTGGTATATGGCAAATGAAGGCGTGGAACCAACAGGACCACAAGATGCTTCACTTCCACCCAGCAAACGGACCGTGTCCAGACTCAGACGAGGCAGAGTAACATCTCTAGCCACCACCAGCACAAACTGACCATCTCTTATACACTGGACAGTCACTGTAACGAGAGACAGAGGAAGTTATCAGGTAATCAGCTTGGAAAGAAACTGGTTTCACACCCCTACCTGACATTCCATAATAACACTGCAATCCATTAAAGCAGCAGTTTATAGCTTCACACTCTGCACCACTAATACCaggttgtccacactggatctgCTCATAATCAGCTACAGCACACTTGCCAAGAGGTTCTGACTGCACCACTGGCTTCTGAAGTGGAAACTTCTGAGAAAACTGTTGTTCAGTTTGCTGGAAGACTGGAGATTGAGGCTCCTGGGGAAAATTACCGAACTGTGGCACGGCATGACCAAACGCACAAAATCATGCACAAAACCATGCACAAAAAGCCACAAGACAACCAATCCCTGTACTTCCCACCATCTTGCCACGAGTAGACACTCTAAGAGTCCTGTGTTTAGTCTTATATACTCTTTAAACCCTCAGTCAGAATTTGCAGCGCCCCCTTGATCAATTTACAATGATTGTTCTCCAGACCTGCTGGAAGCTACATACAGGGAAAATTCTGTTCACTCTCAAGATTTTATATGATCGTGTTTGGACCAATCTCTACCAAGCTAGTGAAAATAAAGCGTACTTTCAGAAATGAAAAGTTCTcaacatttgtttgcttttaagtTTTCACAAAGTACAAGTTTCTCAAAGTGCGGGGAGGGCCCCACTGGTGGTGAATAGACACATGACAGGTGGGACGCAACAAACGGAAGGAAATTGGGTCATTTTGATTAATTCCTTTATTCATTGACCatacatttgaaacaaaacaaggaCACATTCAAATGAAAGCCTTCCTTAAAACAGACTGCGAAGAAAATGTAACATGGAACCATAGTAGCATTCGAAAATGATTTCACGTCGAAATGTTAATTGAAGGGGCACAAAAACTTTAAGGTGGAGAGGCAGTAGGCGGTAGCAGGTATAAAAGTTAGCAATTATTACGTTTTTGAAGAATGATTATGCCAATGGAATGTTTTTGTAACAGAAAATTGCTTATTATTCTTTTGTCTGTATTCTGTCTATCGGTTGATGTCTCTCACGTAGATACGTTGCTCTAATATTTCTACTATTGACGTACTTATAAAACCTGAGGAAATCTCTTCCgtggtgtttttattttgtgcctagtatgtttcaaaatgaacattatcCAAATGTTATTCGACCACGCTTTACATTTCACCTTCTcctcatctttttttttcttcccttgTCCCTAAAACCGcaccattttaaaatgtctctttatttttcgTTTGGATAAATGAgtaatttaattttagtaaTCGATTGGTTTGGggcttatttgttttttgtaattattcgTTTATGAAAGGTGATAAGAAAGTTGAATTGAGGCAAACCTGTGTCCGTTAACACCACCTCATTAAAATGATCTTGTGAATAATTATCATGTATCTTGTTTATctgtgagttaaaaaaaaacattttagcaataatattttaatggCAAATATACATATAGAACACGAACGTAAATTAACTGCTGAAAGCTCAATTTTAATGCTTTGAATTGAAAACaaagcacaatataaaacacggTCAATTTAAGAACATATCAAGGTCAATGGTTATGTTACATtagctttacaataattaacaacatgtttaattgtACATGAATGTCGGCTGAGACTGTTTTGCGGTCCTGTCTGGTATTCTGTTCCGTGGGCTCATGGGATATATTAATATAGAAGTGTCTGTCGCTGAGTTCATCGGAATCTGGGCGTCACCAGTAAGCCAAACGGCAATTTCTCGCATACTGTTTTGGGAATACAGACGATACGACATACTAATCGTTTGTCGACTGCTTTTTGCCTACTATATAATAAGCAAGGATGCCTTTTCGGATTCAGAATACCCGTGTAGGTGTGGACAAGGCCTCATTTACAAAAGCTTAATACAAAGTACTAACGTCCCAATTTCCATCTGCGTTCTAATTGTCCAACAACATCCACCTGTTGCAAGCTGGAAAGGTAAATGAACAAGTCTAGAATAGCATTACGCCAATCATTAGAGGGGTGTAGCCTGATtcccaaatgtataaatgtttatgctGGCCTTCCAATGCTTCATGGAAACTCAAGTACAGCAATGATGGGGCTGTTTCAAGCTGGATTTGGTTTGGTACTGGTGTTTGCATTTGGCATGTCGGATGCACAATGGCGAGGAAGATCAGCTCAAACACAGAACCCTAGTACATTTAGGCCTTGGTCACAAATGCAAGTTCCTCAGCAGAGTGAAACCAGAATGCTTCAGTCTCCTCAAACCAACAACCCCATGCTTGTGCCACATAGATTTCCTTCTCAGTTTTCAATGCAGACTCCTGGTGTTGTTGGTGGAAAGCCTGGTCAAGATCCTCTTGGTGTTCAGTCTAAACAGCTTTTGCAGGGTCCCATGGAAAAACTGATGTGTCTTCTCCAAGCCTACCCGAAGAACCTGTACAGCCAGAGATTCCTTTTGAGCTGCGGAACCCTTTGTCTCCCAATAGTGTAGGGGCTCAGTGTGGTGAGAATTCCGTGTATGTGGAAGTGATGGAGGACTTCTTTGGGACTGGACAACTACTAATGGCTTCAGGTTTTGCACTGGGAGGCTGTGGACCAACAGGGCAGGACAATAATGCTCGAGTGCTCCTCTTTGAATCAGAACTGCATGGATGTGGCAGCATGTTAACTGTGAGAAGACTGATCCTCTTCCCAAAAGTGATTTAGTTTTGAATAATTCTTTAGTAACACTCTTGTTTTTTTAGGTGACCGAAGATGAGCTTGTTTATACATTCTCCCTGGTCTATACTCCCCAAGAGTTTTCAAATGGTGTTCCTATTGTCCGGAGTAGTGGTGCTGTGGTCAGTATTGAGTGTCACTATCCAAGGTACGGTTCTGGGTTCAAGGTGGCTCTATTCTCATGCGTGTAGTAAAATTATATTGCGGTGACCAACCTTTTTCTATAATCTACAGAATGCATAATGTGAGCAGCAATGTCCTGGTGCCCATGTGGTTACCATATGCAGATACTAAGGTTGCAGAAGAGCGTTTGGTCTTCTCCCTCAAGCTTATGACTGGTATGTATGTATTATGTAGGGTTTAatgtagtttcaactcaattttGTAGACCTTATCAATTTTTTTCCCTACAAGATGAGTGGCAGTTTGAGACCCTCAAACCAGTATTTCCTCGGTGACATTGTGAATATTGAGGCCTCTGTGAAGACGTTCAACCATGTACCTCTACTTGTGTTTGTGGACCGTTGCGTAGCCACTATGTCCCCTGACGTGAACTCCGCTCCCAGATACTCCTTCATTGAGAATAATGGGTAAGGCATGTACCCAGCTTATCCTAGAAGTATTCCATGGTGTTTAACTTCATTCTTCACCAGGTGCCTGGTTGACGCAAAGTTCACCGGCTCGAGCTCTCGCTACCTGCCTCGAACTCAAATTGATAAGCTGCAATTTCAGCTGGAGGCTTTCCGGTTTCAGCAAGCGAACAGTGGGCTGGTATgtatttgctttagttgagtACATTCTAGTGCACTGTTTGGAAACCTGAACCCTGTTGTCTTTGCAGGTctacatcacatgcattttgaaGGCGGTTCCTGTAGCCACTCCAACAAATTCTGAGCACAAGGCTTGCTCGTTCTCCTCTAATGGGTATGTTGCCCCCAAAAGGCCTTCACTGGGTCTGTAGGATGACGTTTATCATTGAggatgtgtctttgtttggcAGCTGGGTGTCTGTGGATGAATCTGATCAGGTGTGTGGCTGCTGTGACTCTACCTGTAGCAGCAGTAGTGCAAGCGATCAGGTTCTTGGAGGTATGTGTTGAAACACGCACTAACTAAAAGTGATTCTGATTATGGTCTTGGAAGTTTCTCACTACTTGTCTGTTCTCCATAGATCTAAGGTGGGAGCAAGCATCTATTGGGCCCCTGAATGTGAAGGAATTTGCCTTTGGTCGACTTTAATTTGAAATGGCCATGAGGACATGTGATGAATAAACCTTTTAAGTGATTTATACATGGTCTATAAGTGGTCGTCCTTCAGGAAGTCTTGCATATCTCATTTAGATgtttgccattttattgttcaaatTTGTCACTCAAAGCCCTTTTACCTTGAAAAGCGTGTACTTGTTACAGCACTCTTACTGATTTTTTGCTAGGTAATGGATGGTAGGTACAAAAGCTTGTACCTTCCCAAAAATAACATCCCTATACCCTGAGGTAAAATGGGTGAACAACGATTTAGAACTTCACACAAACTGCAAATTCTTCTCTAGATTAGGTTGAAGTGTTTTCTGAGGGTCAAGGATGTTTTAGGCTTGGCGCTGCAAAGACTCATGTAGCTTGTAAAGAACTCCATGTTCGTGACATGGCTTCTCTAGCAGTTACTGCAATGCATATGTGGCATGTGGTGTTTTAATTAAGCTACAGTCTTTCTTGAGTGACATTGCTGAAGCATGAACATTAATTCTTGCCCCTGTACACAATGTTTGATTTAGTATGCACATGCTATTAGATTTTGGCTTAACAATTTCGTTTAAGCAACACAACTGACAACCTTCGCGTTAAACCCTTAACTGTATTGGACTGTTTATTCAGAGAATATCTTTAGGGGATAGTGATGGAACTTTTTGTCGCATATTCCAATGTCCGGTGACTTGAAACTCTACCTGccaactgatttttttttgtaaaaacaggCAGTTACtgttacacaacacattttggtGACCCTGGACTACAAAACCAGTCCTATAGTGGCATTAGTCAACAATACATGGCAGGTGACAATTTCTTTTGTCAAAAATCATTGGGATCTTCGGTAAAGATGCGTTCCATGAAGATGTGTTACCAACATGTCGTCGTGGGTTCCGGACTGggtttttgttgaacttttcccCTATCACATATCAGATTGTaaaggtatttatttttaacaatgataaaaaatatttgaaaatgactGCTCAAGTCGAGATGGCTGTGTGTTGATTTTTTACACTCTTATAAAAGCTGTACACTTACTACTTTagattgtagcaaagtgtcatttcttcagtgttgtcacacaaaaagatataataaaatgtttacataaatgtgAGGGGTTTACTCACTTCTgtgattttatacattttcagtaTACAGTAGAAGTGGAATTTTTCTTCTGGCACTCAGAAGTCTTGCAAATCGTTTCAAGTGAGCTGCTACACTTGAAATTTACAGCTGGAATTCATGCTGGAAGAAATGATGCATCCCATATCGCATCGATACAGGACGCAACTTGTCTCGTATTTTAGAGTAaataatttgtgatttttaaggtcctactttggtttatgtagtGTGCAACAACAAGATTACGTACATCCGTACGTCTAATAATATCCAGTTATTATTACCTCACTTCTTTTTTGACTCTCAATTGATTTGAttggcgattcatctgtctaataccctcctttctgtcagcctactctgatctgattggtcaaatggtCTACTGCgtgcagtgtcgcaaatggCATGTAAGCGGGCATTACACAGATTGACGCAAATCTGACACGGAACTGAAATAAGAACAACAGACGACTCATTCAAAGTCAAAATAATAACTTTGTAATTTGTTCACTTTCgtatttacaacttggcagacagcttacattcacacacaacaatTTACATTCACAGCAACAATTTACACTGTAAGAACATTGTATCCTCTTTAAAAATGGAATACAgtagaaacaaaaatacactaatatttacCACAAGAAACGGCAGAATAGCTCAAAACTAGCTGAAAGCAAATTAGATGCTCCGtcagtgtttctcttgtttCACGCACATGTTGATGCCCCGCAGTCTCCAGGgtctgattcacaaaacattcttaagacaATTCTGCTTAACTGCCctttttaaattcttaaat encodes:
- the LOC130408306 gene encoding zona pellucida sperm-binding protein 4-like, with product MVGIFQQTEQQFSQKFPLQKPVVQSEPLGKCAVADYEQIQCGQPGISGAECEAINCCFNGLQCYYGMSVTVQCIRDGQFVLVVARDVTLPRLSLDTVRLLGGSEASCGPVGSTPSFAIYQFPVTDCGTSMTEENGYVVYENRMTSSYEVGIGPLGSITRDSQFELLFQCRYSATAVEALVVDVNTVPPPPPVAAPGPLRVELRLANGQCVTKGCAEGDEAYTSYYGEDEYPVTKVLREPVYVEVRILERTDPNLVLMLGHCWATSAPSPLSLPQWDLLVDGCPYQDDRYLTALVPEVGSSGLQFPTHYKRFVVKMFTFVDPSSLAPLQETIYIHCSTAVCHPASGSCEQSCARKRRAVAENRSEETVVSSGGVFFTM